The proteins below are encoded in one region of Macadamia integrifolia cultivar HAES 741 unplaced genomic scaffold, SCU_Mint_v3 scaffold904, whole genome shotgun sequence:
- the LOC122070395 gene encoding uncharacterized protein LOC122070395, protein MAIFKGSTKIKCAFGQVFLIGRRSNHARSFSDQIFLCGTVSSKHIREISAFTQTNSPIRMWIRSFSSDCGTCYMCAIKKIFCWGSSFSQSSLNLNSPLLCFRWLG, encoded by the exons ATGGCTATCTTTAAAGGATCAACTAAgatcaagtgtgcatttggCCAA GTCTTTCTTATTGGAAGAAGATCCAATCATGCCCGGAGCTTTAGTGaccaaatttttttat GTGGTACAGTTAGTTCAAAGCATATAAG GGAAATTTCTGCATTCACTCAAACAAATTCTCCTATCCGAATGTGGATCAGGTCATTCTCTTCAGACTGCGGTACGTGTTACATGTGTGCCATTAAGAAGATTTTTTGCTGGGGATCATCCTTTTCTCAAAGCAGCTTAAACTTAAATTCTCCATTGTTGTGCTTTAGATGGCTTGGTTGA